Proteins from one Halovivax limisalsi genomic window:
- a CDS encoding cell division protein SepF gives MGLMSKILGGGGTRAAEDYVELDPDAVAAETGEAAMRVQFAEIAGQSDTVDIKDAVYDGDVVIADITRLRTKDKTVEHVLDELRQVVQEVGGDIVQKGDDQIVVTPTGVQIGREKLGR, from the coding sequence ATGGGCCTCATGAGCAAGATTCTCGGTGGCGGCGGGACGCGGGCCGCCGAGGATTACGTCGAACTCGACCCCGACGCCGTCGCGGCCGAGACGGGCGAGGCGGCGATGCGCGTACAGTTCGCCGAGATCGCCGGCCAGTCGGATACCGTCGACATCAAGGACGCCGTCTACGACGGCGACGTCGTCATCGCCGACATCACGCGCCTGCGCACGAAGGACAAGACCGTCGAACACGTCCTCGACGAGCTCCGCCAGGTCGTCCAGGAGGTCGGCGGCGACATCGTCCAGAAGGGCGACGATCAGATCGTCGTCACGCCGACCGGCGTCCAGATCGGTCGCGAGAAACTCGGACGGTAA
- a CDS encoding helix-turn-helix transcriptional regulator, with translation MPISIDRFENGCDEALDLEAGTQPYLILEFLASNADQAFTQTEIHDATGINRGSVGAVLSRLEDRGLVRHRGRYWAIGEDDRLASFAAQVGASSVSATDDFYEE, from the coding sequence ATGCCGATCAGTATCGACCGCTTCGAAAACGGGTGCGACGAGGCACTCGACCTGGAAGCAGGGACGCAACCGTATCTCATCCTGGAATTTTTGGCGTCGAACGCGGATCAAGCGTTTACCCAAACCGAGATCCACGACGCGACCGGAATCAACCGAGGGAGCGTCGGTGCCGTTCTGTCGCGTCTCGAAGATCGAGGGCTGGTTCGACACCGTGGTCGATATTGGGCGATCGGTGAAGACGACCGGTTGGCGTCGTTTGCAGCGCAAGTGGGGGCGAGTTCCGTCTCTGCGACGGACGATTTCTACGAGGAATAA
- a CDS encoding D-arabinono-1,4-lactone oxidase — protein MTGPDRESGEAARGSSEHPGRWRNWSGSVSCRPERYHRPRTVAEIRALVERHAGERTIRVAGSGHSFSAVVPTDDVLVSLERFTGVRSVEHDRRRATVRAGTTLAELSETLSVHGLAMTNLGDVDRQTIAGALATGTHGTGIELGILSTQIAEIELVTVDGEIRTLSADDGDAFRAAQLSLGALGIVTAVTLEVEPAYRLRERAWTAPLEAVLGGIETIRDRHRHVELFWFPHTDVALVKILEKTDEPPAESPIPDGVAEGATNLAWEAVCRLSSRFPRLSPHLARLTGGALSGGETVGPSHEVFANRREVRFNETEYAVPAADGPAVLRRLRDRVLPSHPEIVFPVEFRYVAGDDIPLSPAAGRDVAYVAVHAYHRKPFRPYFEACESVFDAFDGRPHWGKWYSLDRTRLRERYPEWDAFESVRRRFDPEGTFLNDELSALFDPA, from the coding sequence GTGACGGGACCGGATCGCGAATCGGGCGAGGCGGCGAGGGGATCGAGCGAGCATCCCGGTCGCTGGCGGAACTGGTCCGGGTCCGTCTCCTGCCGTCCCGAACGGTATCACCGGCCGAGGACGGTCGCGGAGATTCGAGCCCTTGTCGAACGCCACGCCGGCGAACGAACGATCCGGGTGGCCGGCTCCGGGCACTCCTTCTCCGCGGTCGTTCCCACCGACGACGTGCTCGTCTCGCTCGAGCGATTCACCGGCGTCAGATCGGTCGAGCACGACCGCCGGCGGGCGACCGTCAGGGCCGGGACGACGCTCGCCGAGCTGTCGGAGACGCTGTCGGTCCACGGGCTGGCGATGACGAACCTCGGGGACGTCGATCGCCAGACGATCGCCGGCGCGCTCGCGACCGGCACCCACGGCACCGGCATCGAGCTCGGCATCCTCTCGACGCAGATTGCCGAGATCGAACTCGTCACCGTCGACGGCGAGATCAGAACCCTCTCCGCGGACGACGGCGACGCCTTTCGGGCGGCACAGCTCTCGCTCGGCGCCCTGGGGATCGTCACGGCGGTCACCCTCGAGGTCGAACCGGCCTACCGATTGCGCGAACGCGCCTGGACGGCTCCGCTGGAGGCGGTCCTTGGAGGGATCGAGACCATTCGCGATCGGCACCGCCACGTCGAACTGTTCTGGTTTCCCCACACCGACGTCGCGCTCGTCAAGATTCTCGAGAAGACGGACGAACCGCCCGCTGAATCGCCGATTCCGGACGGCGTCGCGGAGGGAGCGACGAACCTGGCCTGGGAGGCCGTCTGTCGACTCTCGAGTCGATTTCCGCGGCTGTCACCGCACCTCGCTCGGCTCACCGGTGGGGCCCTCTCGGGCGGCGAGACCGTCGGCCCGAGTCACGAGGTGTTCGCGAACCGCCGCGAGGTCCGGTTCAACGAGACCGAGTACGCCGTTCCCGCGGCGGACGGGCCGGCGGTGCTTCGCCGGCTTCGCGACCGGGTCCTCCCGTCCCACCCGGAGATCGTCTTTCCCGTCGAGTTCCGGTACGTCGCCGGGGACGACATCCCGCTCTCGCCGGCCGCCGGCCGGGACGTCGCCTACGTCGCCGTCCACGCCTACCACCGCAAGCCGTTCCGACCGTACTTCGAGGCCTGCGAGTCGGTCTTCGACGCGTTCGACGGTCGGCCGCACTGGGGAAAGTGGTACTCGCTCGACCGGACTCGACTCCGCGAGCGCTATCCGGAGTGGGACGCGTTCGAGTCGGTTCGACGGCGCTTCGACCCCGAGGGTACGTTTCTGAACGACGAACTGAGCGCGCTGTTCGACCCGGCGTAG
- a CDS encoding DMT family transporter has product MNPYALLAGAIVSELVGTTALKLSDGFSQPIPSAGVVIGYGLAFYLLSLTLEELPIGVVYATWAALGIVGVAAIGLVAFDDPIDLPGALGIALIIGGVYCVNVPSSMSAH; this is encoded by the coding sequence ATGAATCCGTACGCGTTGCTCGCCGGCGCGATCGTCTCGGAACTCGTCGGGACGACCGCGCTCAAACTGTCGGACGGGTTCAGCCAGCCGATTCCGAGCGCAGGCGTCGTGATCGGCTACGGCCTGGCCTTCTACCTGCTCTCGCTGACGCTCGAGGAGTTACCGATCGGCGTCGTCTACGCCACCTGGGCGGCGCTGGGGATCGTCGGCGTGGCCGCGATCGGCCTCGTCGCCTTCGACGACCCGATCGACCTTCCCGGCGCCCTCGGCATCGCTCTCATCATCGGCGGCGTCTACTGCGTGAACGTCCCGTCGTCGATGTCGGCCCACTGA
- a CDS encoding sodium-dependent transporter, which yields MNQRETWATRVGFILAAVGSAVGLGNIWQFPFKTSAEGGAAFVFVYLVAAFLIGLPAILGEFVIGRRANINAVEAFDRLKHPAWTVVGAVGLLTGLWILSYYSVVGGWVIRFMIDSATGAYFSTPAEHFGEISVGWAAIAFHAGFMAATAVIVAFGVEKGIEKATRLMVPSIVVMLVGLAIYAFTLDGTGPAYSYYLSPDFDYLANNFGSIVPFAVSQAFFSLSLGMGAMITYASYLGDDDSLPADGSLIVVLNTAVGLLAGLVVIPLLFVQFGDVPGVAAGGGPDALFVGVSQVFADLGVAGRVLGVAFFGVVLIAALSSAISLLEVVTSYVVDNYRYSRPVTAFGVAFAIFALGTLSAWNTAWLGWFDSLAYGVLLPVSVLLVVIFVGWVYGPEAVDEIEKGTGGGETFATAWLWSIRTYVLAGVFVTLYLGVTDLYAAPPIPFL from the coding sequence ATGAATCAACGAGAAACCTGGGCCACCAGAGTTGGATTCATCCTGGCGGCCGTCGGGAGCGCCGTCGGGCTGGGCAACATCTGGCAGTTCCCGTTCAAGACGTCGGCGGAGGGCGGCGCGGCGTTCGTCTTCGTCTACCTCGTCGCCGCGTTCCTGATCGGCCTCCCCGCCATCCTCGGCGAGTTCGTGATCGGCCGGCGGGCGAACATCAACGCCGTCGAGGCGTTCGACCGGCTGAAACACCCGGCGTGGACCGTCGTCGGCGCGGTCGGGCTCCTGACGGGGCTGTGGATCCTCTCGTATTACAGCGTCGTCGGCGGCTGGGTCATCCGCTTCATGATCGACAGCGCGACGGGCGCGTACTTCTCGACGCCCGCCGAGCACTTTGGTGAGATTTCGGTGGGCTGGGCGGCGATCGCGTTCCACGCCGGCTTCATGGCGGCTACCGCCGTCATCGTCGCGTTCGGCGTCGAGAAGGGCATCGAGAAGGCGACCCGGCTGATGGTCCCCTCCATCGTCGTGATGCTCGTCGGGCTCGCCATCTACGCCTTCACGCTCGACGGGACCGGACCGGCGTACAGCTACTACCTCTCTCCCGACTTCGACTACCTGGCGAATAACTTCGGGAGTATCGTCCCGTTCGCCGTCAGCCAGGCCTTCTTCTCGCTGTCGCTGGGGATGGGCGCGATGATCACCTACGCCTCCTACCTCGGAGACGACGACAGCCTCCCGGCCGACGGGAGCCTCATCGTCGTGTTGAACACGGCGGTCGGCCTGCTCGCGGGACTCGTCGTCATCCCGCTGCTGTTCGTCCAGTTCGGCGACGTTCCCGGCGTGGCCGCTGGTGGTGGTCCGGACGCGCTGTTCGTCGGAGTTTCGCAGGTGTTCGCGGATCTGGGGGTCGCCGGCCGGGTGCTCGGCGTCGCGTTCTTCGGCGTCGTGCTCATCGCCGCGCTCTCCTCGGCGATCAGCCTGCTGGAGGTCGTCACCTCCTACGTCGTCGACAACTACAGGTATAGCCGACCGGTCACTGCGTTCGGCGTCGCGTTCGCCATCTTCGCGCTGGGGACGCTCTCGGCGTGGAACACGGCCTGGCTCGGCTGGTTCGACTCGCTCGCCTACGGCGTCTTGCTCCCGGTCTCCGTCCTGCTGGTCGTGATCTTCGTCGGCTGGGTGTACGGGCCGGAGGCCGTCGACGAGATCGAGAAGGGGACCGGCGGCGGGGAGACGTTCGCAACGGCCTGGCTGTGGTCGATCCGGACCTACGTCCTCGCCGGCGTCTTCGTCACGCTGTACCTCGGCGTGACCGATCTCTACGCGGCGCCACCGATTCCGTTCCTCTAG
- a CDS encoding glutathione S-transferase N-terminal domain-containing protein, whose protein sequence is MLELYRLPGCPYCRNVERKLDELGLEYESHIVFPIRFFRFRVKSVSGQSGVPVLVDPAHGIEGLAESDDIVAHLERTYA, encoded by the coding sequence ATGCTGGAACTGTATCGACTCCCGGGGTGTCCCTACTGTCGGAACGTCGAACGGAAACTCGACGAACTCGGGCTCGAGTACGAGTCCCACATCGTCTTTCCCATTCGGTTCTTCCGCTTCCGCGTGAAATCGGTGAGCGGTCAGTCCGGCGTTCCGGTGCTCGTCGACCCGGCACACGGAATCGAGGGACTGGCTGAAAGTGACGACATTGTCGCCCATCTCGAGCGGACGTACGCCTAA
- a CDS encoding helix-turn-helix domain-containing protein has product MDPAPLRFVTLSLSPEEWLGETDEHVFANPDLAHGPVYDVRLLPDGSVVTLYELRGPPDRIETLLRTHDHRDVAIAPSHDGAGAFVYAHGAHHETVAALLRNVRALGLAIDRPIEFRPDGSIRVTLVGDEERVCGLFEHVPESVSMAVERTGAYEPRPNRVYASLTDRQREILRAAVELGYYRHPRETSYEEIAERLDTSEANVGEHIRRIESKIVAAVVP; this is encoded by the coding sequence ATGGACCCGGCACCGCTCCGATTCGTGACGCTCTCGCTCTCACCCGAGGAGTGGCTGGGCGAGACGGACGAGCACGTCTTCGCGAACCCCGACCTCGCACACGGTCCGGTGTACGACGTCCGCCTGCTCCCAGACGGCTCCGTCGTCACCCTGTACGAATTGCGGGGCCCGCCCGACCGGATCGAGACGCTGCTCCGAACGCACGACCACCGCGACGTCGCGATCGCGCCGAGTCACGACGGCGCCGGCGCCTTCGTCTACGCACACGGCGCCCACCACGAGACGGTGGCCGCGCTCCTTCGTAACGTTCGAGCGCTGGGACTCGCGATCGACCGACCGATCGAGTTTCGCCCCGACGGTTCGATCAGGGTCACCCTCGTCGGGGACGAGGAACGCGTTTGCGGGCTCTTCGAGCACGTCCCCGAGTCGGTCTCGATGGCGGTCGAACGGACCGGTGCCTACGAACCCAGGCCGAACCGCGTCTACGCGTCCCTCACCGATCGCCAGCGCGAGATCCTCCGGGCGGCCGTCGAGCTGGGCTACTATCGACACCCCCGGGAGACCTCCTACGAGGAGATCGCCGAGCGTCTCGACACCTCGGAGGCCAACGTCGGCGAACACATTCGCCGGATCGAGTCGAAGATCGTCGCCGCCGTCGTCCCGTGA
- a CDS encoding alanine racemase, whose amino-acid sequence MPSTYDAFRSALSGESFPLAYLDRSAFEANLRTTRRRASGLPVRVASKSIRCRAVLQEVLDRDGFHGVMCYTGHEAAHLAADGFDDLLVAYPIVDADELDAVCAAIDDGTRVVLMVDSEAHVERIAGVAAERGVTVPLCLDLDVSTEHLGIHFGVRRSGIRSPTGALELARTIADVPAVTLAGLMGYEGQLAGLPDDDPSNSAPKNAVVRRLKRRSEPIVHERRRETVAALEREGFDLDFVNGGGTGCFESTRRDSSVTELAAGSAFFAPALFDYYRGFSYEPAAGFAVEIVRQPESDVYTCRGGGYVASGPPGVDKTPMVHLPRGASLFDAEGAGEVQTPIAYDGPQDLGLGDPVVLRHAKAGELCAHFEHLHVIDDGEMVDRYPTYRGDGAWFV is encoded by the coding sequence GTGCCTTCGACGTACGATGCGTTTCGCTCGGCCCTTTCGGGGGAGTCGTTCCCCCTAGCGTATCTCGATCGATCGGCGTTCGAGGCGAACCTCCGGACGACGCGCCGTCGCGCGAGTGGGCTCCCGGTCCGGGTGGCCTCGAAGTCGATCCGCTGTCGCGCCGTTCTCCAGGAGGTCCTCGATCGGGACGGGTTTCACGGCGTCATGTGCTACACCGGCCACGAAGCCGCCCATCTCGCGGCCGACGGCTTCGACGATCTGCTGGTCGCCTATCCGATCGTCGACGCCGACGAACTTGACGCGGTCTGTGCGGCGATCGACGACGGAACGCGGGTCGTCCTGATGGTCGACAGCGAGGCACACGTCGAGCGAATCGCCGGGGTGGCCGCGGAGCGGGGCGTCACCGTCCCGCTCTGTCTCGATCTCGACGTCTCGACCGAACACCTCGGGATCCACTTCGGCGTCAGGCGTTCGGGAATCCGTTCGCCGACTGGCGCCCTCGAACTCGCGCGAACGATCGCCGACGTACCGGCCGTCACCCTCGCGGGGCTAATGGGTTACGAGGGTCAACTCGCCGGGCTCCCGGACGACGATCCGTCGAACTCGGCCCCGAAGAACGCCGTCGTGCGCCGGCTCAAGCGCCGGTCTGAACCGATCGTCCACGAGCGCCGCCGGGAGACCGTCGCCGCGCTGGAACGGGAAGGATTCGACCTCGACTTCGTCAACGGCGGCGGGACCGGTTGTTTCGAATCGACCCGGCGGGATTCCTCGGTGACGGAACTCGCCGCGGGGTCGGCCTTTTTCGCGCCCGCCCTGTTCGATTACTACCGCGGATTTTCGTACGAACCGGCCGCGGGGTTCGCCGTCGAGATCGTCCGACAGCCCGAATCCGACGTCTACACCTGCCGGGGCGGCGGCTACGTCGCGAGTGGACCGCCCGGGGTGGACAAGACGCCGATGGTCCACCTGCCCCGCGGGGCGTCGCTGTTCGACGCCGAGGGCGCCGGCGAAGTGCAGACGCCGATCGCCTACGACGGCCCGCAAGACCTGGGACTCGGGGATCCGGTCGTGCTCCGGCACGCCAAAGCCGGCGAACTGTGCGCGCACTTCGAGCACCTGCACGTGATCGACGACGGGGAGATGGTCGATCGATATCCGACGTACCGCGGCGACGGGGCGTGGTTCGTGTGA
- a CDS encoding TrmB family transcriptional regulator, whose amino-acid sequence MSELTELGLSSYEERAYRAMLSLGSATASEIAERASVPTGRIYDVLNGLAARGLVETRVGTEPTVYEPIDPETAVDRLLEERTRELDRREAELRQAARSVRSDLAPTVPAGATLWRTDLGSEDALALWREQAKTATDRYRMAVGPPYDAADWATYAAELSPADRIGSDVSVRVLLSDSVFHHLPDGEIGTVIDGLSDIAVRVASAVRLSVYVVDDVECCLDLPDPFDPAERLGVALSREDMFVDEAIERFDRAWAAATSIGDERSGHN is encoded by the coding sequence ATGAGCGAACTGACGGAACTGGGGCTCTCCAGTTACGAGGAGCGGGCCTACCGGGCGATGCTCTCGCTCGGGTCGGCGACAGCCAGCGAGATCGCGGAGCGAGCGTCGGTGCCGACGGGGCGAATCTACGACGTTCTCAACGGCCTCGCAGCCCGCGGACTCGTCGAAACCCGCGTCGGGACGGAGCCGACGGTCTACGAGCCGATCGATCCCGAGACGGCCGTCGACCGCCTGCTCGAGGAACGCACGCGCGAGCTCGACCGCCGCGAGGCCGAATTGCGCCAGGCGGCCCGATCGGTTCGGTCGGACCTCGCGCCGACGGTGCCGGCCGGTGCGACCCTCTGGCGGACCGACCTCGGAAGCGAGGACGCCCTCGCCCTCTGGCGCGAGCAGGCGAAGACGGCGACCGACCGGTACCGGATGGCCGTCGGCCCGCCGTACGACGCCGCCGACTGGGCGACCTACGCCGCCGAACTGTCGCCCGCGGACCGGATCGGCAGCGACGTCTCGGTCCGGGTGTTGCTGTCCGACTCCGTCTTCCATCACCTCCCCGACGGCGAGATCGGGACCGTGATCGACGGCCTCTCCGATATCGCGGTCCGCGTCGCGTCGGCCGTTCGCCTCTCCGTGTACGTGGTCGACGACGTCGAGTGCTGTCTCGACCTCCCCGACCCGTTCGACCCGGCCGAGCGGCTCGGGGTCGCACTCTCCCGCGAGGATATGTTCGTCGACGAGGCGATCGAGCGGTTCGACCGCGCGTGGGCGGCGGCGACGTCGATCGGTGACGAACGTTCGGGCCACAACTAG
- a CDS encoding neutral/alkaline non-lysosomal ceramidase N-terminal domain-containing protein gives MSDRRLDRRRFVGYAAAASGLGASATVTGASDSSKGADRGATTDGDLDGAGTLTAGAAVRDITPANGEPFFGYARPDITASGVSIRLYARALVLSDGQRTVALVGADLGRPMARETVLEHARPLGFDRDTVLYATTHTHAGPDEFDDWIAAQIGDAIAAADANRRPARAAWAEADVPDNNVNRSIEAHLANYGLDIPPGEGSPEDHPVDPSLARDDTLRLLRVEGVDDAPIAAWTCYANHPTTFTPANRTYSADFPGVAARWFAHRFDGGAAPVTLSAASDPGDQITHYDDYGMYALAERTAVRVESAMWAAWRAAGDALTRDLPVGGRSRVVEYDGQRVDGDERVGSTGLVGKPILNGGENGPTPFSGLELEGERRPEWLADPVQGRKIVLGPAPWSSDVEIQVIRLGDRLLVTVPGEPTVEMGRRMETAAADAAPEDVADVTVVGVANGYNGYFTTPEEYDQQHYEGGHTVFGKYASRLVERHQRELAAAFADGLGDTPDPSGSRPSSPDAPVGAGADGGSITAEPPATVERMETVGFEWSGGNSGADRPVGDPFVILERAVAGSDEWEPVGDDRGLGFVWTEWYGDYAARFDVTPDLPTGTYRFRVNAARYELASDPFEVVPSTGLLVRGIRTSEPTSDGWVELTVLAQNPPPDPDDNLRSRERSPHGGTATLEIDGETVDAEWDEVAGGWVATVQDVDEGDVVTIPAGGLEDAFGNRSGDAVELTVGEVADVEWPENMTVGGGDPPGLFGIGRIPI, from the coding sequence ATGAGCGACCGACGACTGGACCGGCGGCGATTCGTCGGCTATGCGGCGGCTGCTTCGGGATTAGGCGCAAGCGCGACCGTCACTGGGGCGAGTGACTCGTCCAAGGGGGCCGACCGCGGGGCAACGACCGATGGCGACCTCGACGGCGCGGGGACGCTAACCGCCGGTGCGGCGGTACGAGATATCACGCCGGCGAACGGCGAGCCCTTCTTCGGCTACGCGCGACCGGACATCACGGCGAGCGGCGTCTCGATTCGGTTGTACGCCCGGGCGCTCGTCCTGTCGGACGGTCAGCGAACGGTGGCCCTCGTCGGCGCCGACCTCGGGCGTCCGATGGCCCGCGAGACGGTGCTCGAGCACGCCCGCCCGCTCGGGTTCGACCGCGACACGGTCCTCTACGCGACGACGCACACGCACGCGGGTCCCGACGAGTTCGACGACTGGATCGCGGCACAGATCGGCGACGCGATCGCCGCGGCCGACGCGAACCGGCGACCGGCGCGGGCGGCGTGGGCCGAGGCGGACGTGCCCGACAACAACGTCAACCGATCCATCGAAGCGCACCTCGCGAACTACGGTCTCGACATCCCGCCGGGCGAGGGATCGCCGGAGGACCACCCCGTCGATCCGTCGCTCGCTCGCGATGACACCCTCCGCCTGCTCCGCGTGGAGGGCGTCGACGACGCGCCGATCGCCGCCTGGACCTGCTACGCCAATCACCCGACGACGTTCACCCCGGCGAACCGGACCTACTCCGCCGATTTCCCCGGCGTGGCCGCGCGCTGGTTCGCCCACCGGTTCGACGGCGGCGCGGCGCCCGTCACGCTGTCGGCGGCGAGCGATCCGGGCGATCAGATCACGCACTACGACGACTACGGGATGTACGCGCTGGCCGAGCGGACGGCCGTCCGCGTCGAGTCGGCGATGTGGGCGGCCTGGCGGGCTGCCGGCGATGCGCTCACCCGTGACCTGCCCGTCGGCGGTCGATCGAGGGTGGTCGAGTACGACGGCCAGCGCGTCGACGGCGACGAGCGCGTCGGGAGCACGGGACTCGTCGGCAAGCCGATCCTGAACGGCGGGGAGAACGGCCCGACGCCGTTCTCGGGGCTCGAACTCGAGGGCGAGCGCCGTCCCGAGTGGCTGGCCGACCCGGTACAGGGTCGCAAGATCGTCCTCGGACCGGCCCCGTGGTCGAGCGACGTCGAGATCCAGGTCATTCGGCTCGGGGACCGACTGCTGGTGACCGTCCCCGGCGAACCCACGGTGGAGATGGGGCGGCGAATGGAGACCGCGGCCGCGGACGCTGCGCCGGAGGACGTCGCGGACGTCACGGTCGTCGGCGTCGCGAACGGCTACAACGGCTACTTCACGACCCCCGAGGAGTACGACCAGCAACACTACGAGGGCGGCCACACCGTCTTCGGTAAGTACGCCTCGCGCCTCGTCGAACGACACCAACGCGAACTCGCCGCCGCGTTCGCCGACGGTCTCGGCGACACGCCCGATCCGTCGGGTTCGCGGCCGTCGAGTCCCGACGCCCCCGTCGGTGCGGGCGCCGACGGCGGGTCCATCACCGCGGAGCCGCCGGCGACCGTCGAACGGATGGAGACCGTCGGATTCGAGTGGTCTGGCGGGAACTCGGGCGCCGACCGGCCGGTCGGCGACCCGTTCGTCATCCTCGAGCGGGCCGTGGCCGGATCCGACGAGTGGGAGCCCGTCGGCGACGATCGCGGCCTCGGCTTCGTCTGGACCGAGTGGTATGGCGACTACGCGGCACGATTCGACGTCACGCCGGACCTGCCGACGGGTACGTACCGATTCCGGGTGAATGCGGCCCGATACGAACTCGCGAGCGATCCGTTCGAGGTGGTCCCCTCGACCGGGCTCCTGGTTCGCGGTATCCGAACATCCGAGCCGACGTCGGACGGATGGGTCGAACTCACGGTCCTCGCGCAGAATCCGCCGCCGGATCCCGACGACAACCTGCGGTCGCGCGAACGCTCACCCCACGGCGGGACGGCGACCCTTGAGATCGACGGGGAGACGGTGGATGCTGAGTGGGACGAGGTGGCCGGTGGCTGGGTCGCGACCGTTCAGGACGTCGACGAGGGCGACGTCGTCACGATCCCCGCCGGCGGACTCGAGGACGCGTTCGGCAACCGATCCGGGGATGCGGTCGAGCTGACGGTCGGCGAGGTGGCCGACGTCGAGTGGCCCGAGAACATGACGGTCGGCGGCGGGGACCCGCCCGGTCTATTCGGGATCGGCCGGATTCCGATCTGA
- a CDS encoding Fic family protein — protein sequence MDPADFADGPGQIDDYDGLPCHRPASLPPDLEVTEDVLAVYGDAQYALGRLATLERHLENPTLLIAPFVHREAAMSSQVEGTNVTISDIYAHEVGASPKRAAAELADVREAYNYVDAVTHGFERLNAGESIDVDLIRRLHETLLGGVRGEEDRPGELRDVPVYIGARGDGPDGASFVPASPDYVPLLLEQCLSYLRRGEYPPLVDTALVHYQFEAIHPFRDGNGRLGRLLIMLQLYDAGLLPGPYLYLSAYFKRHGVAYREKLLEVSTDGAYEEWVVFVLDAIAEQAVDAYDCGVALTDLRESYRAKFPSFPTARELVDYVFEQPYLTGPRAVEATGRSKPSVYDAIEALEAEGIVVETTGQERNKVYEAPEVLAVLDSG from the coding sequence ATGGATCCAGCGGATTTCGCCGATGGACCCGGCCAAATCGACGACTACGACGGGCTCCCCTGCCACCGACCGGCGAGTCTCCCGCCGGATCTCGAGGTGACCGAGGACGTGCTCGCGGTCTACGGCGACGCCCAGTACGCGCTGGGGCGGCTGGCGACGCTCGAACGCCACCTCGAGAATCCCACCCTCCTGATCGCCCCTTTCGTCCATCGCGAGGCCGCGATGAGTTCCCAGGTCGAGGGGACGAACGTGACGATCTCGGACATCTACGCCCACGAGGTCGGCGCCTCGCCGAAGCGCGCCGCGGCGGAACTGGCCGACGTTCGCGAGGCGTACAACTACGTCGACGCGGTCACCCACGGGTTCGAGCGCCTGAACGCGGGCGAATCGATCGACGTCGACCTGATTCGTCGGCTCCACGAGACGCTGCTTGGCGGCGTCCGCGGCGAGGAGGACCGCCCCGGCGAGCTCCGCGACGTCCCGGTCTACATCGGCGCGCGGGGCGACGGCCCCGACGGCGCCTCGTTCGTCCCCGCCAGTCCCGACTACGTGCCGCTCCTGCTCGAACAGTGTCTCTCGTACCTCCGTCGCGGGGAGTACCCGCCGCTGGTCGACACGGCGCTCGTTCACTACCAGTTCGAGGCGATCCACCCGTTCCGCGACGGCAACGGCCGCCTCGGGCGCCTGCTCATCATGCTCCAGCTCTACGACGCCGGCCTGCTGCCCGGCCCGTACCTCTACCTCAGCGCGTACTTCAAGCGCCACGGGGTCGCGTATCGCGAGAAACTCCTCGAGGTGAGCACCGACGGCGCCTACGAGGAGTGGGTCGTCTTCGTCCTCGACGCGATCGCCGAGCAGGCCGTCGACGCCTACGACTGCGGCGTCGCGCTGACGGACCTCCGCGAGTCCTACCGCGCGAAGTTCCCCAGCTTTCCTACCGCCCGCGAACTCGTCGACTACGTCTTCGAACAGCCCTACCTCACGGGCCCACGCGCCGTCGAGGCGACCGGGCGCTCGAAGCCCTCCGTCTACGACGCCATCGAAGCGCTCGAGGCCGAGGGCATCGTCGTCGAGACGACCGGCCAGGAGCGAAACAAAGTGTACGAAGCGCCCGAGGTGCTCGCCGTGCTGGACTCGGGGTGA